Proteins co-encoded in one Aspergillus luchuensis IFO 4308 DNA, chromosome 6, nearly complete sequence genomic window:
- a CDS encoding uncharacterized protein (COG:V;~EggNog:ENOG410PK8P;~InterPro:IPR036291,IPR016040), translating to MAPASTNTGIPKDSWVLVTGVNGYVASHTADQLLQQGYRVRGTVRDPSKSRWIEHLFHEKYGADPDLS from the coding sequence ATGGCGCCCGCTTCCACCAATACTGGAATCCCGAAAGACTCTTGGGTTCTGGTCACTGGTGTCAACGGCTATGTGGCCTCTCACACGGCCGATCAACTTCTACAGCAGGGCTACAGAGTCCGTGGAACTGTACGGGACCCATCCAAGAGCCGATGGATTGAACACTTGTTCCATGAGAAATATGGTGCCGACCCCGATTTGAGCTAG
- a CDS encoding Zn(II)2Cys6 transcription factor (COG:K;~EggNog:ENOG410PHTN;~InterPro:IPR036864,IPR007219,IPR001138;~PFAM:PF00172,PF04082;~antiSMASH:Cluster_6.7;~go_function: GO:0000981 - DNA-binding transcription factor activity, RNA polymerase II-specific [Evidence IEA];~go_function: GO:0003677 - DNA binding [Evidence IEA];~go_function: GO:0008270 - zinc ion binding [Evidence IEA];~go_process: GO:0006351 - transcription, DNA-templated [Evidence IEA];~go_process: GO:0006355 - regulation of transcription, DNA-templated [Evidence IEA]), with protein sequence MNTAFNTRSCRRCSQKKIRCDKAQPCASCIKSASECVFPGPDRAPRRKKQPLKAQLVSRLKSLEKEVQNLTEKLETVNHNSRRHPQPAEKSSAVNGERGKLFVDRGSSQYINHEVLVDLETQAIQDSQHCKHRLEKAKDESETQEVPSIGGEHKMVPGNGFLFQHSSIAVFLSDFYPNSVQHSILWDLFEESIAPLTMIFHKPSLAKTLNGAAATTSPDDRASEAVRFAVYFAAITSMDPERCKHVFDRERGSLQQHYRFATEQALARANFLQSHNLTVLQATILYLTCLRGEDDAAFVWAMTAAVHRIAQGLGLHRDGTYLGLNPFETEVRRRLWWELYLLDCQSSEFRAIGTQVKVGTYDTELPLNIHDSDISLESKSFPNERYSFTDVTFCLIRCEMTVLIRQLRPDLHSSTGGRGEDSSLDRWVTATVIRLALARSWLIAHLPDGMSAAEQISSTALSHVRSLRQERLFVTAIEVLEFAYLLETDPRTKQWSWVFEGYPQWHAAIFVLRQIGVGPQTMLTDRAWAVAFKVVTRWRNNDFQKDGVTSELVSHLMEQAAVAQGCTWDGGEIKDEPQSPPDIVS encoded by the exons ATGAACACGGCCTTCAATACACGCAGCTGCCGGCGTtgcagccagaagaagatacGATGTGACAAAGCCCAGCCTTGCGCGAGTTGCATCAAGTCGGCCTCGGAGTGCGTCTTCCCAGGCCCCGATCGAGCCCCACGACGCAAAAAACAGCCACTAAAGGCACAACTGGTTTCGCGCCTGAAGTccctggagaaggaggtgcAGAATCTGACCGAAAAGCTGGAGACTGTGAATCACAACTCAAGGCGTCACCCCCAGCCAGCAGAGAAGAGCAGCGCCGTGAATGGCGAGCGCGGGAAATTGTTTGTGGACAGAGGATCCTCCCAGTATATCAACCACGAGGTGCTTGTTGATTTAGAAACACAG GCGATCCAAGACAGTCAGCACTGCAAGCATCGCCTTGAAAAAGCGAAGGATGAGTCTGAAACGCAAGAGGTGCCATCAATTGGCGGGGAGCATAAAATGGTACCCGGCAATGGATTTCTATTCCAGCATTCGTCGATTGCAGTTTTCCTATCCGACTTTTACCCCAACAGCGTCCAGCACTCTATCTTATGGGACTTGTTCGAAGAGAGTATTGCCCCGTTGACCATGATTTTCCATAAGCCATCGCTTGCTAAGACCTTGAACGGTGCAGCTGCAACGACTAGTCCCGACGACAGGGCCTCCGAGGCCGTGAGGTTTGCCGTGTACTTTGCTGCTATCACCAGCATGGACCCAGAGCGATGCAAACATGTATTTGACCGGGAACGTGGTAGTCTGCAACAACACTATCGATTCGCTACGGAACAAGCATTAGCGCGTGCCAACTTTCTTCAATCGCACAACCTGACCGTGCTTCAAGCCACAATCCTCTACTTAACTTGTCTACGTGGGGAAGACGATGCCGCCTTCGTCTGGGCTATGACAGCGGCTGTACATCGCATAGCACAGGGGCTAGGGTTACATCGCGACGGTACATACCTTGGACTAAACCCGTTTGAAACAGAAGTACGACGCCGGCTATGGTGGGaattatacttattagaCTGCCAGTCTTCCGAGTTTCGTGCCATTGGTACGCAAGTCAAAGTGGGAACATACGACACCGAATTACCCCTGAATATTCATGACTCGGATATATCGCTAGAGTCAAAATCGTTCCCCAACGAACGATACAGCTTCACTGATGTGACATTCTGTTTGATACGGTGTGAAATGACGGTGCTCATTCGGCAGCTTCGCCCAGATCTGCATAGTAGCACCGGCGGTCGCGGCGAAGACAGTTCACTGGACAGG TGGGTAACAGCCACAGTCATCCGCCTGGCTCTTGCCCGATCATGGTTGATTGCCCATCTCCCCGACGGTATGTCCGCGGCAGAGCAGATATCGTCGACCGCACTCTCGCATGTGAGATCCCTTAGACAGGAACGACTCTTTGTGACGGCAATTGAAGTACTAGAGTTTGCGTATTTGCTCGAGACCGACCCTCGCACCAAGCAGTGGTCATGGGTCTTCGAGGGATACCCGCAATGGCATGCAGCCATTTTTGTCCTGAGGCAGATTGGCGTTGGACCACAAACAATGCTGACTGACCGAGCCTGGGCTGTAGCATTTAAAGTCGTTACACGCTGGAGAAACAATGACTTCCAAAAGGATGGGGTGACCTCAGAATTGGTGTCTCATCTTATGGAGCAAGCTGCAGTCGCACAGGGGTGCACCTGGGACGGAGGAGAGATCAAAGACGAGCCACAATCACCTCCTGATATTGTATCATAA
- a CDS encoding purple acid phosphatase family protein (COG:G;~EggNog:ENOG410PK5W;~InterPro:IPR041792,IPR029052,IPR039331,IPR025733, IPR004843,IPR008963,IPR015914;~PFAM:PF16656,PF00149,PF14008;~SECRETED:SignalP(1-20);~antiSMASH:Cluster_6.7;~go_function: GO:0003993 - acid phosphatase activity [Evidence IEA];~go_function: GO:0016787 - hydrolase activity [Evidence IEA];~go_function: GO:0046872 - metal ion binding [Evidence IEA]) → MSKILALTKVLPVLAVGTLAVDYPTIPEDKTTPYQQRLAIYGSNSVSVAWNTYEQLNQSCVEYGTSSSNLDSKACTTKSTTYSTSRTWSNVAYLTDLTPATTYYYKIVSGNSTVGQFLSPRTPGDTTPFNMDVIIDLGVYGTDGYTLSSRKAKKSDIPTIEPDLNHTTIGRLADTIDDYELVIHPGDFAYADDWYEDLGNLLDGSDAYQSILERFYDQLAPISGNRLYMPGPGNHEADCSEIPYLNKLCPEGQKNFTDFLHRFDATVPSAFASQSTNTTAQALAEKARSLAVPPFWYSFEYGMVHVTMIDTETDFKDAPDGTDGSADLDTGPFGFKNEQLEFLEADLASVDRTVTPWVVVAGHRPWYTTGDGNACDVCQEAFENIFYKYGVDLGVFGHVHNSQRFQPVVNDTADPNGLNNPKAPMYIVAGGAGNIEGLSSVGTEPSYTAFAYADDYSYSTLRFLNSTALQVDFIRSTTGETLDSSVLYKDHSTQFVVQ, encoded by the exons ATGTCCAAGATTCTTGCCTTGACCAAGGTTCTGCCCGTCCTCGCGGTGGGTACCCTAGCCGTCGACtatcccaccatccccgaGGACAAAACCACCCCTTACCAACAGAGATTGGCAATCTATGGATCCAACT CTGTCTCCGTCGCATGGAACACGTATGAGCAGCTGAACCAGAGCTGCGTCGAGTATGGCACCTCAAGCAGTAACTTGGACTCCAAGGCCTGCACGACCAAGTCGACCACCTACTCGACGTCGCGGACTTGGTCCAATGTCGCTTACCTGACCGACCTCACCCCAGCCAccacctactactacaagATCGTGTCCGGCAACTCGACCGTGGGACAGTTCCTCAGCCCGCGCACCCCCGGAGACACCACCCCCTTCAACATGGACGTGATCATTGACCTGGGTGTCTACGGCACCGATGGCTACACGCTCTCCTCGCGGAAGGCAAAGAAGTCCGACATCCCCACTATCGAGCCCGATCTGAACCACACCACTATCGGTCGTCTGGCCGATACCATCGACGACTATGAGCTAGTCATTCACCCGGGGGACTTTGCCTACGCCGACGACTGGTACGAGGACCTGGGGAACTTGCTGGACGGCTCGGATGCCTACCAGTCAATCCTGGAGCGCTTCTACGACCAGCTGGCACCCATCTCCGGTAACCGTCTGTACATGCCAGGTCCCGGCAACCACGAGGCCGACTGTAGCGAGATTCCCTACCTGAACAAACTCTGCCCTGAGGGTCAGAAGAACTTCACCGACTTCCTGCACCGCTTCGATGCCACCGTTCCGAGCGCGTTCGCTTCCcaatccaccaacaccaccgcgCAGGCCCTCGCCGAGAAGGCCCGCAGTCTGGCCGTGCCGCCCTTCTGGTACTCCTTCGAGTACGGCATGGTCCACGTCACCATGATCGATACTGAGACAGACTTCAAGGATGCACCCGACGGTACTGACGGCTCGGCAGACCTCGACACAGGCCCGTTCGGCTTCAAGAACGAGCAGCTTGAGTTTCTCGAAGCCGACCTGGCCAGCGTCGACCGCACGGTCACCCCCTGGGTAGTGGTGGCCGGTCATCGCCCCTGGTACACTACGGGTGACGGGAACGCCTGCGATGTCTGCCAGGAGGCGTTTGAGAACATCTTCTACAAGTATGGCGTCGACTTGGGAGTGTTCGGCCACGTCCACAACTCCCAGCGCTTCCAGCCCGTAGTCAATGACACTGCCGATCCAAATGGCCTGAACAACCCTAAGGCGCCCATGTACATTGTCGCGGGTGGTGCCGGCAACATTGAGGGCCTGAGTTCTGTGGGTACGGAGCCTTCGTACACGGCTTTTGCCTACGCCGATGACTACAGCTACAGCACCTTGCGCTTTCTGAACTCAACGGCTTTGCAGGTTGACTTTATCCGCTCCACTACGGGAGAGACTCTGGACTCCAGTGTGCTGTACAAAGATCACTCCACCCAGTTTGTGGTACAGTAG
- a CDS encoding aromatic alcohol reductase (COG:S;~EggNog:ENOG410PGF6;~InterPro:IPR036291,IPR008030;~PFAM:PF05368,PF03435;~antiSMASH:Cluster_6.7), whose translation MTNQYAKDQPAGFSNRIQRIAIVGAGGTVGKPITEELLRTGQHSVTALTRIGSTSQVPAGVQSIAVDYDDEASLVRALQGQDCLVISLSVGTPRDTQSKLLQAASQAGIRHVMPNVWGCDVTHPPLADSGLNWGGFRDLVAGIEAKGMAWTALICGFWYEHSLVLGPSAFGFDLSAKKLILNDDGNTKVNVSTLAQCGRAVATLLSLPVLPEDEQDDQLTMNRWRNKPMYISDFLLTQRDMLASWLRVTGDTADRWTIEQEPSQSRYERGLESVKQGDHAGLVLAMYSRVFFPNGDGNYEQRQGLDNDLLQLPTEDLDEHTREAKLMFDRGYNYMTNRN comes from the exons ATGACCAACCAATACGCCAAGGACCAACCCGCTGGGTTCAGCAACCGCATTCAACGCATTGCTATCGTCGGA GCCGGGGGAACCGTCGGAAAGCCCATCACCGAGGAACTGCTTCGGACTGGACAGCATAGCGTGACAGCTTTGACCCGCATCGGTAGTACGAGCCAGGTGCCCGCCGGCGTCCAGTCCATTGCTGTGGACTACGACGATGAGGCCAGCCTGGTGCGCGCTCTTCAGGGCCAGGACTGCTTGGTCATCAGTCTCTCGGTGGGGACCCCTCGCGATACCCAGTCAAAGCTGCTGCAAGCAGCCTCTCAAGCTGGGATCCGGCATGTGATGCCTAATGTCTGGGGTTGTGATGTCACGCACCCGCCGTTAGCCGACAGCGGTCTCAACTGGGGAGGGTTTCGCGACCTCGTGGCCGGCATCGAGGCCAAGGGCATGGCGTGGACCGCACTGATCTGTGGTTTCTGGTATGAGCACAGCCTGGTACTGGGGCCGAGTGCATTTGGCTTCGATCTTTCCGCTAAGAAGCTCATCCTGAACGACGACGGCAACACCAAGGTCAATGTCAGCACCCTGGCCCAGTGTGGCCGGGCCGTGGCTACCCTTCTGAGTCTTCCTGTGCTCCCAGAAGACGAACAAGATGACCAGCTGACAATGAATCGGTGGCGGAACAAGCCGATGTACATCTCCGATTTCCTGCTCACCCAGCGAGACATGCTGGCAAGTTGGCTGCGAGTAACAGGCGATACGGCAGACAGGTGGACGATCGAACAGGAACCCTCCCAAAGTCGATATGAGCGCGGATTGGAGTCGGTGAAGCAGGGCGACCATGCGGGATTAGTGCTGGCCATGTACTCGCGGGTCTTCTTCCCTAACGGCGACGGCAATTACGAGCAGCGTCAGGGGCTAGACAACGACCTGCTGCAACTTCCCACGGAAGATTTGGACGAGCACACGCGCGAGGCCAAGCTCATGTTTGACCGAggatataattatatgaCAAACCGTAATTGA
- a CDS encoding SRPBCC domain-containing protein (COG:S;~EggNog:ENOG410PSC9;~InterPro:IPR023393;~antiSMASH:Cluster_6.7), translating into MHTITTSVEIAAAPEVVRDKFLDFAALPTYSPSGFIQHIIPVNDKLPGHLQAGDQLKCTVNYGKSQFTPTVRANSPDLFSWVGSIPGIFTGEHRFSFECAPTDQPGKASRTRLVHEERFTGLLSFLMGQGMLANAAGWRDNTRQGFESFNRDFKVWVETSTR; encoded by the exons ATGCATACCATCACGACCAGCGTGGAGATTGCAGCCGCTCCCGAGGTAGTGCGGGATAAG TTCCTGGATTTCGCAGCTTTGCCCACCTATTCTCCGTCCGGCTTTATACAGCACATCATCCCGGTCAATGACAAGCTTCCCGGGCACCTTCAAGCTGGGGACCAATTGAAATGTACTGTCAACTACGGCAAGTCGCAATTCACCCCCACCGTTCGAGCCAATAGCCCAGACCTCTTCAGCTGGGTGGGCTCGATCCCCGGAATTTTTACAGGCGAGCATCGCTTCAGCTTTGAATGCGCTCCGACAGACCAGCCTGGCAAAGCGAGCCGAACACGTCTCGTTCACGAAGAGCGATTCACCGGACTGCTCAGCTTTCTCATGGGTCAGGGCATGCTGGCCAACGCTGCGGGGTGGAGAGATAATACCCGCCAAGGGTTTGAATCATTCAATCGGGATTTCAAAGTTTGGGTGGAGACCTCCACGAGATAA
- a CDS encoding Zn(II)2Cys6 transcription factor (COG:K;~EggNog:ENOG410PVHN;~InterPro:IPR036864,IPR007219,IPR001138;~PFAM:PF00172,PF04082;~TransMembrane:1 (o614-632i);~antiSMASH:Cluster_6.7;~go_function: GO:0000981 - DNA-binding transcription factor activity, RNA polymerase II-specific [Evidence IEA];~go_function: GO:0003677 - DNA binding [Evidence IEA];~go_function: GO:0008270 - zinc ion binding [Evidence IEA];~go_process: GO:0006351 - transcription, DNA-templated [Evidence IEA];~go_process: GO:0006355 - regulation of transcription, DNA-templated [Evidence IEA]) → MPATSRSQRSLRKHVTTACIPCREGKVKCGGGTPTCRNCAIRGKTCRYRQSDDKRKVPVRPAVAVLARRVDSLVHYIKDRGLPVPPIDEEDHRILKNVLDALELGCEDLPAIPNHTSPGRGQNNSVNVNIGPTTPASINSGGPPTQMDETHSVGPSHQLTVPLDAPDPLCDTKRTMWKGSTMQGGPKEDEVEEDGDSDDEVTDQLSCRLGRLQVTHDGQLRYFGSTSNLTLLDALVDVTPPIAIPRDAPELLENAKLNQNVDEAFEKHLIELFFAWQDPSLHVIDAESFWRSRTQSCEEGLVTPYYSRALSDAMCALGAAYEPKYHPDFVTFPRSLAEYFGDRAKLLVELELDNPSIATIQALVILSNHEASCTRDTRGWLYSGMAMRLTLDLGLHLEMGPYVEKGIIPHQDAEVRRMVFWGVYLNEQFWGFYLGRSAQCRMDAVTVREPMSPSPFPTSTWKPYPDQVGSNFPPIPFNPLCQEWVSLYEIMLPLTDVLYGCSEISTHALQELASTTVEKLRMWQVNLPKELTVDEGTHTGFRSPLPHVLTLHMQYYQFMIHCHKPYISRRHIQPQPPQGPGSGHARKMCIESAVAIVQLLGLYEQAYGFDKTSIQMVSFVFSAALILIFNTVPARTTSRDQLLVNHLNTCFRALDRMASCFENARRTSVFLGTLRQQWQIRRQKRRALGGKLNLTYGRAQGLSESSGWNREDTEGPPNMPCKPVLTEGSSTGLDTELSDLVPYYSVITDASTSTVDFMAPNLCNILLSEGIPRAFV, encoded by the exons ATGCCTGCCACATCCAGAAGTCAACGGTCCCTTCGAAAGCATGTTACCACAGCCTGCATCCCCTGTCGGGAAGGGAAAGTCAAG TGTGGAGGAGGTACTCCAACTTGTAGAAACTGCGCTATTCGAGGCAAAACCTGTCGCTACCGACAAAGCGATGACAAACGAAAAGTCCCCGTGCGACCGGCCGTGGCCGTGCTGGCACGCCGGGTGGACAGCCTCGTCCACTATATCAAAGACCGTGGCCTACCAGTTCCGCCcatcgacgaggaggaccaTCGGATTTTGAAAAATGTTCTGGATGCTTTGGAGCTGGGATGCGAAGACCTTCCCGCAATCCCAAACCACACCAGCCCCGGGAGAGGGCAGAATAATAGTGTCAATGTTAACATCGGGCCCACTACGCCCGCGTCCATCAACAGCGGCGGTCCTCCCACTCAGATGGACGAGACTCATAGCGTAGGGCCATCCCACCAACTGACTGTTCCTCTGGATGCTCCTGATCCCTTGTGCGACACTAAACGGACGATGTGGAAGGGCTCCACTATGCAGGGAGGACCGAAGGAGGacgaagtggaagaagatggggacAGTGACGACGAAGTCACTGACCAGCTCTCCTGTCGACTAGGGAGATTGCAAGTGACCCACGATGGTCAACTTCGATACTTTGGTTCCACATCCAACTTAACGCTCCTGGATGCACTCGTTGATGTCACTCCGCCTATCGCCATTCCTCGGGATGCGCCCGAGTTGCTAGAGAATGCCAAGCTTAATCAAAACGTCGACGAAGCATTCGAAAAGCACCTCATCGAGCTCTTCTTTGCTTGGCAGGATCCCAGCCTGCATGTAATTGATGCTGAGAGCTTCTGGCGGTCTCGAACACAAAGCTGTGAGGAGGGGCTTGTCACGCCATATTATTCCCGAGCCCTGTCAGACGCCATGTGTGCCCTGGGAGCCGCCTATGAGCCCAAATATCATCCCGACTTTGTCACCTTTCCCCGTTCACTGGCGGAATACTTTGGCGACCGGGCCAAGCTGCTAGTTGAACTTGAACTGGATAACCCGTCAATTGCAACCATACAGGCCCTGGTTATCCTCAGTAATCATGAGGCATCCTGTACCCGGGATACTCGAGGATGGCTATACAGTG GGATGGCCATGCGTCTCACACTGGATTTGGGGCTTCATCTGGAGATGGGCCCGTATGTAGAAAAGGGAATCATTCCCCATCAAGACGCCGAGGTGCGCCGCATGGTATTCTGGGGGGTGTATTTGAATGAGCA GTTCTGGGGATTTTATCTGGGCCGCTCCGCCCAATGCCGGATGGACGCCGTCACGGTGCGGGAGCCCATGTCTCCGAGCCCGTTTCCTACCTCGACCTGGAAGCCATATCCCGATCAAGTCGGGAGTAATTTTCCTCCAATTCCCTTTAACCCACTGTGCCAGGAATGGGTCTCACTCTATGAAATCATGCTCCCGCTCACCGACGTCTT ATACGGCTGTTCAGAGATCTCTACTCACGCCCTGCAGGAGCTGGCTTCGACAACCGTTGAGAAGTTGCGAATGTGGCAGGTTAACCTCCCGAAAGAGCTTACGGTCGATGAAGGGACTCATACTGGTTTCCGATCGCCATTGCCCCATGTTCTCACCCTCCA TATGCAGTACTACCAGTTCATGATCCATTGCCACAAGCCCTACATCTCGCGACGCCATATACAGCCCCAGCCTCCTCAAGGTCCAGGCTCAGGCCATGCTCGAAAAATGTGCATCGAATCTGCAGTGGCCATCGTTCAACTGCTCGGCCTCTATGAGCAGGCCTACGGCTTTGACAAGACCAGTATCCAGATGGTTTCATTTGTATTTTCAGCTGCACTAATATTGATCTTCAACACTGTTCCCGCTAGAACCACGTCTCGAGATCAACTCCTGGTGAACCATCTCAATACTTGCTTTCGGGCCCTTGACCGCATGGCTAGCTGCTTCGAGAATGCCCGACGCACCAGCGTTTTCCTGGGCACTTTGCGCCAACAATGGCAGATACGCCGGCAGAAACGCCGAGCTCTCGGGGGCAAGTTGAACCTTACGTATGGCCGTGCGCAGGGCCTTTCGGAATCGTCGGGGTGGAACCGGGAAGATACTGAAGGGCCCCCAAACATGCCGTGTAAGCCTGTGCTCACAGAGGGTTCTTCTACGGGACTAGATACTGAACTTAGTGATCTCGTGCCATACTACTCTGTGATTACTGatgcatccacatccacagtCGATTTCATGGCACCCAATCTTTGTAACATCCTGCTCAGTGAAGGGATCCCTCGCGCATTCGTTTGA
- a CDS encoding terpene synthase family protein (COG:S;~EggNog:ENOG410PUM1;~InterPro:IPR008949;~PFAM:PF19086;~SMCOG1052:Terpene synthase/cyclase metal-binding domain protein;~antiSMASH:Cluster_6.7): MGQQFRDETRQYIGSSLELNSEQSDHITDNIIICGFSPIADFIREEYDEEHRLTLAEEIMFVIDMSKVEQENRLGTDIPSTDQYLAYRLGTNLMGVICAATELSTHLRIPRSMTRSPLVKDIWHETNLIIAVTNDILSLKKEIHKGEVYSLIPILLNQAKSPQTAIDISIQILKDSFADLDRIEADIVARSDQMPLKFLIESCRHYCTGFIEWRFVRPFPGYWTAFNARI, translated from the exons ATGGGTCAGCAGTTTCGGGACGAGACGCGTCAGTATATCGGTAGCAGTTTGGAATTGAATTCGGAACAATCTGATCATATTACCGACAATATCATTATTTGCGGGTTTAGTCCAATAGCAGATTTCATCCGAGAAGAGTATGACGAAG AACATAGGCTCACATTGGCAGAAGAGATCATGTTTGTCATCGACATGTCCAAGGTTGAACAAGAAAATCGTCTTGGAACCGATATACCGTCAACCGACCAATACCTGGCGTATCGGCTCGGAACAAACTTGATGGGGGTGATATGCGCTGCAACAGA GCTCTCCACGCACCTGCGAATCCCTCGATCAATGACACGTAGTCCGTTGGTGAAGGACATCTGGCACGAGACGAACCTTATTATCGCTGT CACCAATGATATCCTGTCCCTCAAGAAGGAGATT CATAAAGGAGAAGTATACAGCCTGATACCTATTCTCCTCAACCAGGCGAAATCACCGCAAACCGCCATCGACATCTCAATCCAGATTCTCAAGGATTCATTTGCGGACTTGGACCGCATTGAAGCTGATATTGTGGCAAGGTCTGATCAAATGCCTTTGAAATTCTTGATCGAATCATGCCGCCACTACTGCACGGGCTTCATTGAGTGGAGGTTCGTGAGGCCTTTCCCAGGATATTGGACTGCCTTTAACGCTAGGATATAG
- a CDS encoding uncharacterized protein (COG:C,H;~EggNog:ENOG410PKIW;~InterPro:IPR036188,IPR002938;~antiSMASH:Cluster_6.7;~go_function: GO:0071949 - FAD binding [Evidence IEA]) translates to MPTKSLKVVIVGGSIAGLLLANALARQEIDFVVLEARSEAAPCDGAGLCLLSSGARILDQLGIFEDIQYHGGPISVQRIWRDDGKLLGHTEGLALITARYVTTTR, encoded by the coding sequence ATGCCTACTAAAAGTTTGAAAGTGGTCATTGTCGGAGGGTCCATCGCGGGTTTACTTCTCGCCAACGCTCTTGCTCGACAGGAGATTGACTTCGTTGTCCTGGAAGCTAGGTCGGAAGCTGCACCATGCGATGGAGCGGGACTATGCCTTTTGTCGAGCGGAGCGCGTATTCTGGATCAGTTGGGGATATTCGAGGACATCCAATATCACGGTGGTCCTATTTCCGTCCAGCGCATCTGGCGAGATGACGGAAAACTGCTTGGGCACACCGAAGGCTTGGCCCTAATTACCGCCCGGTATGTCACAACCACGCGTTGA
- a CDS encoding uncharacterized protein (COG:U;~EggNog:ENOG410PV75;~InterPro:IPR036188,IPR002938;~SMCOG1087:hypothetical protein;~antiSMASH:Cluster_6.7;~go_function: GO:0071949 - FAD binding [Evidence IEA]): protein MRLKTVFSAQYSAVFGISKPTPGMKIGHCNRTFAHGFSFFNAVGRNGQIFWFVFRDMGKVYGEKDIPRLDQSKIEDDMAPFFNKYVAEGVRFRDIFENRVRCSHVPIEEGFLNQWVWKRYACIGDSVHKTTPNLGQGGNGAMESAASLANTIVAMAQASISSDLSLRRISASLEDWAGSR, encoded by the exons ATGCGTC TTAAGACAGTGTTCAGCGCTCAGTATTCTGCGGTTTTTGGAATCTCCAAGCCCACACCGGGGATGAAGATCGGACATTGCAACAGGACATTTGCGCATGGCTTTTCATTCTTCAATGCGGTGGGAAGGAATGGTCAGATATTCTGGTTCGTATTCCGTGACATGGGAAAGGTATATGGCGAAAAGGACATACCTCGCTTAGACCAAAGCAAGATAGAGGACGATATGGCTCCCTTCTTTAATAAGTATGTTGCAGAAGGGGTGCGGTTCCGGGACATATTCGAGAACAGAGTCCGTTGCTCCCATGTGCCTATCGAAGAAGGTTTCTTGAACCAGTGGGTCTGGAAGAGATATGCATGTATCGGAGACTCAGTACACAAG ACTACTCCTAATCTGGGGCAAGGCGGGAACGGGGCGATGGAGAGTGCCGCGTCCCTGGCAAATACAATCGTTGCTATGGCGCAAGCCAGCATATCCTCCGACTTATCCCTTCGTCGGATTTCAGCCTCCTTGGAAGATTGGGCTGGATCCAGATAG